TTCACTGTCACTGCTACTAAGAGGAATACCAAATCTGCTTTCATACTGTAGAATTTGTAGTATTTGAACCCAAGTATTATTCAGCGctttcttgtaaaaaaaaaagtcgacaaagaattatatattttggGCTCCTCTTAAAGTTAAGGGAGATCAGAAAAATCTTGGTTTTCTTTAAATCTACGATAAAGAAAACACACAAGAACTTACTGCACAGTACATAACACTCAACAATATGGAAAACTTACGATGACATACAGCATTTTATACAATATCATTACTGAAATCTACTGGGTATAAGAGGCAAGTCACTACACAACTACTGAGCAGCATAATAAGCTCTTCTAATGGCTGAATTGGGTTTTTGCAAAATggtgagagaagaaaatgaaagcaaaataaagaatatctATAGTCAGTGCTATTTACCAGATGAAACAACACAAAtacatgaatgaaaataaaaataacaaacATTTTCTTCTTCTCACCTGTACCtgatcaccaccccctgcatcagcaaagtagcacaaggaaactgatgaagaaaggccacatctgctccaTTCATACACATGCTatgatgtgtaatgcatcgaaaccacagctcccaatctacatccaggtcccacagacctttccatggtttaccccagacgtttcacatgccctggttcaatccactgatggcacGTGGACCCCAGTATGTggtaccacagtgttccaattcaccctatttcatgcatgcttttcactatcctgcatgttctggccccaaccacacaaaatatttttcattccatcattccaactccaatttggtctctcacttcttgttctctttatttctgacacatatatcctctttatcaacttttcctcactctttctctccatatgtccaaaccacttcaacacacacacttctgctctctcaaccacgctcactttatttccacacatctctcttgccccttcattacttatttgatcaaaccacctcacaccacatattctcctaaaacatctcatttccaacacattcaccctccacacagccttatctatagcccatgccttgaaaccatatactattgttggaactactgttccttcaaacacacccatctctgTCCTTCCAAATAACactctctcttttcatacattcttcagcgctcctaaaaccttcgccccctccccctccttgtgactcacttctgcttccatagtttaaTTCACtatcaaatccactccaagatatctaaaacacttcacttcctccattttttttctcctttccaacTTACATTTACATCTCAAcaaacttgtccctgaaccctgctaAACCCAATGGACTGAATCTTATGAGACCTATGATCTTGTAATGGCAATGCTAATCTAACCAATCcactagaaaatattgaaaaagTGTCATGATGTAGGGAGTTCTTTACATGGATTACCCTTCCACTGTACATAGTTCAAGATGGCAAATGTGATACATGGAGAGACAGAAATACAGTGATATATATGTCACTGCCTTTCACTAGTGGTGGTCACTTAAACCTTTCCAAGTACTACAGACATCAAAAGTTTCAGATCATTTATCAAATCTTATCAAAAAGATGAACAAAATATTCTCCTTTTATTACTGTACTAACCTTAAAGAATGTAACAAAGACATGTGAGTCTGAGTTGGCCAGGAAGATAAAAGCTAGAAAGGTGCTGAATCCTCCATTAAGTACGGCTGGACCGATGGTAGCAACTGTGAGCCTTGCACGTTCATCCCTTGTTCCTCGCTTGGTCATAAACGTGTGGCCAATGTGAGCAGCATAGTCTACGCATAGACCAATGGCGAGGACAATGTCAATACATGAAACAGTGTCAATGGTAAGGCCCCACCAATGCATGAGTGCCCCAACATCTACAAGTGTCATTATCACACAAAGTAAAACCATCAAACTGGTTGTCAAGTTTGCAATCAAGATAAGTGTCACAACAAATACAACCAACATGGCAAGCCCCATATTCTGATAGAGTTCTTTTTCAATAATCTTGTCTGTTTCCCACCCACTATATATTCTTGAAAATGGTTGCACATACCCACTGAAATTCATGCTCTTTACAATATTTTTGAGGTCGTCCATTGCAGTAATCTGTTCGTGGGAGCCTGAAAGTCGACGATGTTTATATTCTATGCTGGATGCCAGGATTTGGGGAGCTGGATCAGTGCAATTTATAATACCATCAAAATGGAAATTCCTTACACGAAATTTTGACCCACTTGGAGAATGTAGGAACATTCCCAGATGATCTAAAAACTCTTCTTCTGTCTCTTCTGGGGATGGTACCAAATATCCTTGCTTTTCCCAATACTTTTTGTATTTCAAAAACCAGCTATCAACTTCAGAAATATATTCACTTTCCTTCATCCGTGTCATTAACTCCTCAATCTTTGGCAATTCTTCTAAATAATCCATTCTACCAAAATAAACAATACCCATCTCACCTGAAGTTGGGTAATAATACTCTTGTTTCATGAAGAATTTAAAGAGGTATGAGCTCTGGGGAAGAAACCAAATAGGGTTGAACTCTTGTTGAAGGTTCGACAGTCCCCATCCAGACACTGCCAGAAGAGCCATTGTCACAATCAAAACAGCTATCTTAGAAGGTAATCTAAAAAGGAATTTTCCATAAACTTCACTGAAGAAAGTCTGGCATATATCCTTTTGACTACACTGGTTTGGTGTCCAGTTCTTGAGTTTCCAACACCAGATAATTCCATGGCGATTATCTTCCAACCTTCGCTGGTCTAAAGCAAACCATGCTACAAAGAATGTAGCTTGAAAGAAGTAAACTGCAGCAATGCCCACAGCAGCATACAAACAAAATGACCTCAGTGCTGGCAGAACTGTCCCACTGCCTATGGCAAAAGCAGCAAAGTCTGTTAATGAGGTAACAGTTATGGAGACACCAGCATGCTTAAGGGCATACCCAATACGGTGTGTTAGCTCCTGCTTTCTCTCTTTCTGACTAAGGTTATTCCAAGCTTGCATTATAACAAACATATCATCAATTCCAAGTCCAAGCAGAAGGAATGGTAAAACATTATTGACCGGACCAAATGGCACATTAAATATTGAACAAATTCCATATGAGACAAAAATGGACATTCCAACGCAAGATAGTCCCATCAATGATAACAAAGGTCGCTGCTCCACCAAGTTAAATTTTCCAAGCATAAtctgaatataaataaatactacTCCAAAACCAATGGCTAAAAACTTGACATCTCCAAGAATTGTATCTTCACTGATCATACCAAAGCTTGAGGCTGCcatgagatatagatatatattatccgGTCTCTTAGTTTCATCTAAAACATTGTTTATGAGTTCCTTCTCCCAATTATAGCTAACCGTGTCTACTTCCATGCCAGTTcctgtatcatccacaaactCACCAACCCCAATTGCTGTTAGGTTGATGTTTGTGACCCAAATTTGTCTTGATGCTCCAGCTTTTATCACCCTTCCCTCAGCATCCAGCTCAACTTTTCCGAGAAACTCAGTAAAGTTTGTTGGAAATCCAAACACAGCACTTTTGTCTACACTGTTTACATCTTCAATAATGTCTTCCGGTGTAAGGTCACTTATCAAATCACGATCATATCCCCATATTTCAAGAATGCTGTGTTCCATGCACTCTAGTGTCATGCTTTCTAAAAAACCACAGTAAGACTCCCTATCAAGGATTGTACTCCAATCAAAGCCACTGCCTTCATTATTCTCTCGCTTTACTCTAAATAAGGTATGAGGATGGGCATCCATTCCTGAAGCTATATCTTGGCTAATACTTCTCTTCCTACGGCCAAAGAATGAGTCAGCTATTGTCGGCATCTTCGCACACACAGAGTCCCATGTTGCATCTGCTGTTGTAGCACTAGCAACAGCTTCATGGACTCGAAGCATCTCCAGAAGTACACTTCTATCAAGTACATTTTCAGCTTCATATATAGCAGTATGAAGTCGGAACTCAGCTGGGTAGTTCTTCTTTTGCCAATCCATAACTTTAATGAAATCTGAATTCTGTGGGATCCAAAGTTTGAAAGGACGCTCCTCCACAGTAAAATTAATCAATCCAAGTGAAAAGCATCCTGTTAATACCACACAAAGAACAATGAAAATGGCTGGGTGCTTTGCAATGACAACACCATACGTGTAAAAGGCATACTCCAGGCCATTGATGATGCTAAGGCTAACTTGACTCAGTACATTCTTGGGTTTCATCTTGACTTTCATCTTGTTAGATGAGTTTATTTGGTTGCCTTCCATGGTTACACAATCATTCCATGAGATTCCTGAAaccacaaaaatatgaaaaatcacTTGCAATCAAGTTAAAATTTCAGACGTTAGATATCTAGGTGTTACACTCAAAACACATATCTGAGAATTTCCTAAGTGAATAAACTACTGCACAAGCAATACATCTATCATAATATCACAAAtaatatccaaaagaaggaacagataagggggccaaatgattttccctctaaggctcggtcctctgttcttgatgctaccttgctaatgtgggaaatggcatatatgtatgaaagaaagaaaaggactgagtttggaaaagcatgtgaaaggagaaagttgagagtacatgtgaataagagcaaggttattagggtcagtagggttgagggacaagttaattgggatgtaagtttgaatggagaaaagttggaggaagtgaagtatttcaaatatctgggagtggacttagcagtgaatggaaccatggaagcggaagcgagtcacaggggagcgatgaggaacgtgtggaaggagagaacgttatctcagagagcaaaaatggggatgtttgaaggactagtagttccaacaatgttatatggttgtgagacatgggctataaatagggttgtgggaaatggcaattatgaTGAATATAGAATAATGAATTGTGATCTAGTATAAATTCATCTTCCTAGGGCTTCTATACATAACACACATATGAAGTACTGAATGACCTTCCTCCACATCACTTGCATTCCTTATATCCATACTTTCTAATTTTCATCTCTGTTTACCTTATAAATGTAAAATAAAATTTTGTCCTCTTGAAGTTATTGTATGCAATTTGTGTATAAAGTATCATAATTGCTATTACTGTGTATCAGTGGCTTCTCTATATACACTACTTGAAAACACAAAAATTCTAAGATCTGGGACAACTAAGATTCCAAGCATTCTGGAGTAGGGACTGTCTAATTGTACTGTATTTCAAATTTCATAAAGGGTGAGGTTTTAATGAACGACTTTCTCACATGACTCCCAAAAGGAGAAAAATagttaataaaaagaataaaagtttCCAATGAACTGTGTAATTCATAGCGCAGAGGGAAAACATGTATATTCAAGTTACTTTATCAGTAATATTCAAAACTAAGGCGACTAAAAATCTCGAGTCTTTCAGACAACTCACACAAGCATCATTTAAAGCAAAAACCATTCCTGGACActtttctatcatttctatcagcAGAAGAAGGTGATGAAATACAATAAAGTTTATGTAAAATTGACCCATTACTTGGATATTTAGTAATTCTGAAGCTATCTCACATTTTGGGAGGCTGAGGGAGATATAGCAAAAATAGTTACATAATGAGCTGAAGAATTAACATGGGTAAGAATCACTCTGAAACAAATCAAATTTATGCAAATTCTAAAATCAACTGTAAATGAAGTATCTATAACTAAAATAACATGTCTTCATATGCCCTATTAATAACATAAAAAGATTTCATGTAGTTGGTAAGTATAATTTCAAATAAACAAACCCTTTATCTAGTATATAACTTTAAAGAATTAACCCATAAGTGTGTATGAATAAACTAAATTCACATGGAATGATTTGGAAGTTACCTCACTCTTAACCTACACCTAAATACTTATGTGTTGTACTGCATAGATAAGAAGACTCAGGAACAGTAACAGTTTAAttaaaagggaaaataaatgTGTATTTGCAAACTGTGTAATCCATTCATGATTTGTGgcaaggaaaacaaacaaacaaaaaaaaaactggctaGTGGGCACACTACAAGGAAAGTATCATTGTTAGATGAACTGCAAGGAGTACAGTCTGGTCAGAGACCTCGCTTCAAAGACCATCATTtcctaagatgatgatgatgattaataatgatgataaaaataacaataataataataataataataataacaataataatacatatatacatgcatacataaattATGCTATAGAATCATTGTTATAACAAGTTTAGTACAAGGTTGCCCGTATGAAACGTTAAGCTTCTACGTCCCATTTATGCACATATGTACAAAGAATGAAATTCTATATTCATTAAGAAGAGAAGCTCTGCAAGCCACCAATACTACTAAGATGATATCCAGAATTTCACTCGAGAATTCCCACCCAGCGGCATTAGGCCTACATAACACCTAACACTACCCATGTTTCAATAGGCCTAGGACTTTCTGTACATAAAACGGTAACACCTACCTGTTTTATTACCACAGCTCAACACATACTTGTTTTACCGCTGCCCAGTCATTTCTTTGTCTACTGACTATACAATGGCATCTTGCATCCGGTCATGGCAGTAGGGTGGCAATTACCTAATAAAGACAATAAAAAATactacaattaccataaaaagtGGCGATATGCAGAGGAAACAAAGGATTATCTAAAAGTGCTTTGACTACACATTTTCATTTCAACATAAGGAATATATAATCAATAACTAGCAATTCTAAAAGTTATGAAATTAGCTCCATATGTCTATCTACTGCAAATTAGGACAGAAGGATGAGAGCTAAACAATCTAAAAAGAATCAGGAAACAACCTAATAAGAATCAGACTTAGACATATCAAAAGTAatgagaaaataataaaaagttaTGAGAAATTACTCGCCATGGCTGTTAGACCATATTACACATGAATTTCAACTACTCGGATTAAATTGCAGACGACGAGTTCACTTGGCCTAGTATAGAAGTTTAAACTTTTGTCATTTTTGCCTTTACACATTCACTGCAACATCACCAAATCATACCTTACTCTGGCAACCTGAAACCCAATGTGCTTCAAGCGACGAGTCATGAAGACCGAACTTTAAAACTAGAGTCACATGACATGAGAAACCAGCGCCAGGAGAGACACAACCTTTCCCTTGTGCTTCTCCAGTCACACTGACGTCAGATTCTTTGGTGTTACGCAGGCCCGCCGCCCGGGGCCCGGCCGAAATTTAATGAAACTTTGTGTTCAAATCCCGATGGCTTCCGTTATGATACACACTAGCATGGATACAGGACCACTGGCTTAGCAACATATCTTGAACATGACGACTTTATTCAGGGACCCTAATACATTATGATAGGTGTATACATGTGCAATacaccacaataaggtacatAGTAGCTTCTATACTAGTAGGATAACCTACTAAAGTTTTACTAACTTATTTCCAGTAGGCTCCTTTAAGtatgactctatatatatatatatatatatatatatatatatatatatatatatatatatatatatatatatatatatatatatatatttcaaagcagGATAATGAAAACAATTCTATTTTTCACTATGGCATGTTAATCCCCTGAGGAAGTCAAGTGACGTGAAAATCCGTTGCAGCAAAAAAGAACAAATTATATAATCTATTGTTACTGTGTCTATTAGAAAAAGCTGTATGCaggagagaggcaggaaggaacTAGGAGAGCGAAAGGCGGAGAACCAACAGGATCCCAAGGGGAAAGTACCTAGTCTTCACCCATGTTGCATAATACATATTTGGATGGTACGTATAAATGGCggagtttttttttcatctattatgTAATCTTAATGCCATATCATTACTCATGGCTaacgtatatatttctttctgatGTTTTGGGTCATGGATAACAGCTTAACCTTGAAAGACTCATAGATCATTTTACAATTTCATTTCAATAATGGCCACGAGTAGCATACGTTTTACACATGTTTAAAGATGGCAGATATTCTTGGGAAGTAGGATGTTTCTCAGCCACTCAGGCACTGTCAGAACTTACAATATAAGAGCAGAATAAAACTCCTGCATCTGAGGGAGAAACATAGAGATGGAATAAACTTTAGCTGACTCTTGAACCCACACTGTGTATTTCACTTCACTGTTCAAGAAAAATATATTCCACTGAATCAA
This sequence is a window from Panulirus ornatus isolate Po-2019 chromosome 11, ASM3632096v1, whole genome shotgun sequence. Protein-coding genes within it:
- the LOC139751484 gene encoding patched domain-containing protein 3-like isoform X1; the encoded protein is MEGNQINSSNKMKVKMKPKNVLSQVSLSIINGLEYAFYTYGVVIAKHPAIFIVLCVVLTGCFSLGLINFTVEERPFKLWIPQNSDFIKVMDWQKKNYPAEFRLHTAIYEAENVLDRSVLLEMLRVHEAVASATTADATWDSVCAKMPTIADSFFGRRKRSISQDIASGMDAHPHTLFRVKRENNEGSGFDWSTILDRESYCGFLESMTLECMEHSILEIWGYDRDLISDLTPEDIIEDVNSVDKSAVFGFPTNFTEFLGKVELDAEGRVIKAGASRQIWVTNINLTAIGVGEFVDDTGTGMEVDTVSYNWEKELINNVLDETKRPDNIYLYLMAASSFGMISEDTILGDVKFLAIGFGVVFIYIQIMLGKFNLVEQRPLLSLMGLSCVGMSIFVSYGICSIFNVPFGPVNNVLPFLLLGLGIDDMFVIMQAWNNLSQKERKQELTHRIGYALKHAGVSITVTSLTDFAAFAIGSGTVLPALRSFCLYAAVGIAAVYFFQATFFVAWFALDQRRLEDNRHGIIWCWKLKNWTPNQCSQKDICQTFFSEVYGKFLFRLPSKIAVLIVTMALLAVSGWGLSNLQQEFNPIWFLPQSSYLFKFFMKQEYYYPTSGEMGIVYFGRMDYLEELPKIEELMTRMKESEYISEVDSWFLKYKKYWEKQGYLVPSPEETEEEFLDHLGMFLHSPSGSKFRVRNFHFDGIINCTDPAPQILASSIEYKHRRLSGSHEQITAMDDLKNIVKSMNFSGYVQPFSRIYSGWETDKIIEKELYQNMGLAMLVVFVVTLILIANLTTSLMVLLCVIMTLVDVGALMHWWGLTIDTVSCIDIVLAIGLCVDYAAHIGHTFMTKRGTRDERARLTVATIGPAVLNGGFSTFLAFIFLANSDSHVFVTFFKIFFAVVLYGLFHGLVFLPVLLSLLGPAPYPSAKDDKLPETEEMSAENQQLYQQERMEDREVEKLEIQSEPVENGSLNDESTNISTAPANANNPGNKTALMQVSSV
- the LOC139751484 gene encoding patched domain-containing protein 3-like isoform X2; protein product: MEGNQINSSNKMKVKMKPKNVLSQVSLSIINGLEYAFYTYGVVIAKHPAIFIVLCVVLTGCFSLGLINFTVEERPFKLWIPQNSDFIKVMDWQKKNYPAEFRLHTAIYEAENVLDRSVLLEMLRVHEAVASATTADATWDSVCAKMPTIADSFFGRRKRSISQDIASGMDAHPHTLFRVKRENNEGSGFDWSTILDRESYCGFLESMTLECMEHSILEIWGYDRDLISDLTPEDIIEDVNSVDKSAVFGFPTNFTEFLGKVELDAEGRVIKAGASRQIWVTNINLTAIGVGEFVDDTGTGMEVDTVSYNWEKELINNVLDETKRPDNIYLYLMAASSFGMISEDTILGDVKFLAIGFGVVFIYIQIMLGKFNLVEQRPLLSLMGLSCVGMSIFVSYGICSIFNVPFGPVNNVLPFLLLGLGIDDMFVIMQAWNNLSQKERKQELTHRIGYALKHAGVSITVTSLTDFAAFAIGSGTVLPALRSFCLYAAVGIAAVYFFQATFFVAWFALDQRRLEDNRHGIIWCWKLKNWTPNQCSQKDICQTFFSEVYGKFLFRLPSKIAVLIVTMALLAVSGWGLSNLQQEFNPIWFLPQSSYLFKFFMKQEYYYPTSGEMGIVYFGRMDYLEELPKIEELMTRMKESEYISEVDSWFLKYKKYWEKQGYLVPSPEETEEEFLDHLGMFLHSPSGSKFRVRNFHFDGIINCTDPAPQILASSIEYKHRRLSGSHEQITAMDDLKNIVKSMNFSGYVQPFSRIYSGWETDKIIEKELYQNMGLAMLVVFVVTLILIANLTTSLMVLLCVIMTLVDVGALMHWWGLTIDTVSCIDIVLAIGLCVDYAAHIGHTFMTKRGTRDERARLTVATIGPAVLNGGFSTFLAFIFLANSDSHVFVTFFKIFFAVVLYGLFHGLVFLPVLLSLLGPAPYPSAKDDKLPETEEMSAENQQLYQQERMEDREVEKLEIQSEPVENGSLNDESTNISTAPANGKLESTNCVEFNAV
- the LOC139751484 gene encoding patched domain-containing protein 3-like isoform X3; the protein is MEGNQINSSNKMKVKMKPKNVLSQVSLSIINGLEYAFYTYGVVIAKHPAIFIVLCVVLTGCFSLGLINFTVEERPFKLWIPQNSDFIKVMDWQKKNYPAEFRLHTAIYEAENVLDRSVLLEMLRVHEAVASATTADATWDSVCAKMPTIADSFFGRRKRSISQDIASGMDAHPHTLFRVKRENNEGSGFDWSTILDRESYCGFLESMTLECMEHSILEIWGYDRDLISDLTPEDIIEDVNSVDKSAVFGFPTNFTEFLGKVELDAEGRVIKAGASRQIWVTNINLTAIGVGEFVDDTGTGMEVDTVSYNWEKELINNVLDETKRPDNIYLYLMAASSFGMISEDTILGDVKFLAIGFGVVFIYIQIMLGKFNLVEQRPLLSLMGLSCVGMSIFVSYGICSIFNVPFGPVNNVLPFLLLGLGIDDMFVIMQAWNNLSQKERKQELTHRIGYALKHAGVSITVTSLTDFAAFAIGSGTVLPALRSFCLYAAVGIAAVYFFQATFFVAWFALDQRRLEDNRHGIIWCWKLKNWTPNQCSQKDICQTFFSEVYGKFLFRLPSKIAVLIVTMALLAVSGWGLSNLQQEFNPIWFLPQSSYLFKFFMKQEYYYPTSGEMGIVYFGRMDYLEELPKIEELMTRMKESEYISEVDSWFLKYKKYWEKQGYLVPSPEETEEEFLDHLGMFLHSPSGSKFRVRNFHFDGIINCTDPAPQILASSIEYKHRRLSGSHEQITAMDDLKNIVKSMNFSGYVQPFSRIYSGWETDKIIEKELYQNMGLAMLVVFVVTLILIANLTTSLMVLLCVIMTLVDVGALMHWWGLTIDTVSCIDIVLAIGLCVDYAAHIGHTFMTKRGTRDERARLTVATIGPAVLNGGFSTFLAFIFLANSDSHVFVTFFKIFFAVVLYGLFHGLVFLPVLLSLLGPAPYPSAKDDKLPETEEMSAENQQLYQQERMEDREVEKLEIQSEPVENGSLNDESTNISTAPANVTEVPCRPLGLYS